GATCCTTGCGGCAACAGTCAAGCCGATACACACACTTGTGTAGCGCAAGATTGTCCAACGGTGAATCCACAAATCACAGGCTTGAACAGCGAATATTGTGATGATTGCGGCAATGCAATTACCTTGACGGCAACCCCCGCAGGTGGAACATTTACCATCAACGGAAGCCCTGCAACGACCTTCGATCCATGTGGTTTGTCAGGCACTTTTACGATTGATTACGAATACATTCAAGGTGCATGTACTTACAATGCTCCTTCTCAACAAGTGACCGTCAATACTCGACCTACGGCAGATTTGGCGGTATCAGCCATTGAAGCCTGCATAGGAGACGCTGTTGATGTGAGTTTTACGGGAACTGCTGGCGCAACTGCCAACTATAATTGGAATTTTGGTGCAGGTGCTACTCCTGCAACTGCCAATACTGTTGGTCCTCACAGTATTTCTTGGACAACGGGTGGCACAAAAACAATCACCTTGAATTTGGATGAAAACAACTGTACAGCAACAGCTGCAACGACTACTGTTGAAGTATCTGCTCCATTGGTAGCACCTACAATCAGTTGTACGGGAAGTACCGAAAACAGCGTGGGCTTTGGTTGGAATGATGTAGGCGGAACGGGTGAATTTGTCTATGATGTGTATCTCAATGGAAATTTAGATCTCAGTGCTCAAAGCACCTTTGGAACGATTTACGACCGAGCAGGTTTGACACCTGGCGATGAAGTGCGGATCGTGGTCTATGCCATCGGTAATCCTCCTTGTGGTGATAGTCCAACCAATGAACAAACGTGTTTTGCGGAAAACTGCCCTACTTTGACTCCTACTATTGACAACCTAAACGCTGCTTACTGTCAAGATGCGGGCATTATTCCATTGACGGCAACGAATACGGGCGGCAATGGAACGGGTACAGGCGAATTTACACTAAACAATGTGGTTATCACTGAGTTTGACACCAATCAATCTCCTGGAAATTACACCATCAATTATACCTACACACAGGGTTCTTGTTCGGGTTCTACCTCTGCAATTGTCACCATTGACGAACTACCTCAAGCCGACATTGCAGCCCTTGCAGATGCTTGTATCAGTGAACAGGTCGATGTGACGTATAGTGGAACTGCCCCTGCGGGTGCAAATTATACTTGGGACTTCGGCGTTGGAGCGATTCCTCCTACTCAAACAGGGGAAGGTCCTTGGCAAGTAGCATGGGATGGTGCTGGTACAAAAACCATCAGCGTGACCGTAGAATTGAATGGTTGTCAAGATAATACCAGTATCACATTGGAAGTTATCGAACCTTTGGTGACTCCTACGGTGACCTGTACGGAAGTCACCCAGAACCTAATCACCTTTGGATGGGACAATGTGGCAGCAAGCTACAATGTGAGTGTGATTGTCAATTCGATTCCTACTTTTGACGACCCTGCTTTTGTGGGCGAAACCTATACGGCATCGGGCTTAGTGCCTGGAGATGAGGTCAGTATTGTGGTTGAGCCTTTGGGGGGTGCGCCTTGTGGCAATGGCATTGCAGGTGCGACATCTTGTATTGCAGCAGATTGCCCTGATTTGGCTTTGAACATTGTGATAGACAATACTGAGTTTTGTTTGGATGAACAGGGCAGTTTGCTGAGTGCGACCCCTGAAGGGGGTTCGTTTACAATCAACAACGACCCGACACCTGTTGGCGACTTCAATCCTGCATTGACGGGCGTAGGCACACATACGATTTACTACAACTACACCAACCCAGATACAGGCTGTCCGTATGTCGATTCACTTGAAGTGAACGTGTTTGAGTTGCCAACTGCTGATTTTGATTTGGCATTGCAGGCTTGTCCAAATGAAAGCATTACGCTGGATTTTACAGGGCTTGCTCCAAACACTTCAGATAGCGGCTTCAATTGGGGCAACTTCAACGGTGCAAATATTTTATCTGGCTTGGGTTCTGGCCCTTACGAACTTAGTTGGGCAGGTACAGGTACAAAAACGATTAACCTACAAGTGACGACCGATAATGGCTGTACGGCAAGTATCGAACAAATTATTGAAATCACGGAGGTGAGCATTGACATGCCTACTACTTTGACCATCAATCAAGGCGACAGTATACAGATTGTGGCATTGGCGAATTCTTCAACATCTGATTTGCCAACGTATATTTGGGACAACATCGAAACATTGAGTTGTAGCGACTGTTTCAATCCTGTGGCAACACCAGAAATTACCACCACTTATACGCTCAACGTGGTAGATGAGGATGGTTGTGATGCAACACAAAGCGTAGTGGTCAATGTCATCATTCCTGAACCTGTACCGCAATTGACAGTGTCCAATGCGTTTTCTCCAAATGGTGATGGCATGAACGATGTGTTCCGCCCTATCTTTGATGAAATGACAACAGGAATCACGATACAAATCTACAACCGTTGGGGAGAAATGGTGTTTGAAAGCAGCGATAGAAATGCGTATTGGGATGGAACATACAAAGATGAGGTAGTTCCTGTTGGAGTGTATGTCTATTGGATGATTGTAGATTTTTCTAATGGGGATTCAAGATTGCTGACGGGTAATGTGACGGTTATTCGTTAGATGGTTTATAGTACAGTGATTGGTTATTAGTTTCTAAAACCATTAATTATCAATTTCTTGTGCAAAAATCAAATAGAACTTGAATATTTGTAGAAAATGAAAAAGACAATTACAGAACTGCAATAAAATTTTAAGTACTTCTCAATATATAACCTCCAATAGTTTCGATTATTGGAGGTTTTTTTTGAGCCATAGTTAGTGCCGTTTAATGAAAGTTATTTGACGTTTAAAAAGAATTCGAACTTGCGCTCGTTTGTAACGAGTGCTTACCTATACCTGTCACTTAATAAAGGCGAATCAATGCGAAAATCAATAAAACTTTTTGTGTTGTGTGAACTATAATGCCTTCTAATTCTGTTTACAGTATAAGACCAAAACGGAATCCCAACACTTCAACACAAAAAAACATGAATCCCTACTTATTGCCCTTCGAGGATTTCTTTACCTATCTCCAACAGCAAGGATTTGCATTGGGCGTAGATGATTTTTTGCAGGTACAAGCATTGCTAAACCGATTGCCAGAAGACTGTTCACCTGAGCGATTGAAACGGTTGTTGTGTCCATTAGTGGCAAGCAATCAAGAGGAACAAACGTTTTTCTACCAAGCCTTTGACCGCTATTTTGCCAACATCGCTTTGCATCAAGAAACTCCACCCAATAGAAGCACTTCTCCCTTTGAAACACTGGAATCTAAGTCAGGTGAAGCGATTGAAGGAGAACAAGAAGAGTGGTCGGAAGAGGCTCATTTTCAAAAATATGGCGACAAAACGGTGTTTACTTTTTGGGGTTTTATTACCAGCCGTTTGACGTGGATCATTGCTTTTTTGGTGGTGATGGCAGTGCTGTTTTTTGTAGGCTTGGGTGCGACTTCTACTTTCAAACAGACCTCCAAACCTTTGATACATACAAATCCCGAACCAACAGAAATACCCAAAAAATCGCCTTATGGCGCAAATAGACCTTTTGAAGAACAGCCTTTTGAATATGGATGGCTGTGGTGGGTGGCACTATTTGCAGGAGGTGCATTTGTATTGTACCGCACCTACAAAGCGGAGGAGGAAGATTTTTATTTGGACGTAAAAGACCAACTCAAACCGCCGCATTATTGGAACATTCGAGTGCCAAAATCGGATTTGAAGTTTAGCCGTTCTTCGGTTTTCAAACAGGTAAGCCAACAATTACAGCATAGGCGAAAAGTACCGACTTCAAAAATGGACATCCCCAAAACGCTCACCGCAACAGTTGCCTCGGCAGGCTATCCACAATTTCACTACCTGCAACAAAGTGAACTGCCCGAATATTTGATGCTTTTGCCGCAAAGCAAAATCAAAGACCAAAAGCTGCAATTGTTGGAGGTTTGGTATGAGGCATTGAAGGAGCAGGAGGTGTTTGTGCATCGTTTTTTCTACCATCCGAACAAACCCGAATGGTGTTTGGATGAAACTGGAAATGCCTTACATATCAAAGAAGTATATGCCAAATTTGGAGCTTGTCGTTTGTTGGTTTTTGCAAATTTGAATAAATGGAATGAAAAGGATGCGGCTACTGCAATGGGTTTTTGGGAGGATTGGACTTCAAAAGCTTTGTTGAATACAAACAGTCCTTCAAAGGAAATGCAAGACTTGGCAGCTAAAAACGACTTCTTGTTGTTTGCTGCAAATTTGGAAAGTTTGACCCAACTCAACGACGTTTTTGAAGGGCAAGGATATGCCCCTTCTTTGGAGGCTGCAAAACGAGCAGCGAGTGATTGGGAGGCTTTGAGCATTGTGGAAACGGTGAAGGAATTGAAGCGGAGGCTCAATAAGGCGAGCTTTCGATGGTTGTGTGCAACAACACTTTATCCCGAAATGAATTGGGATTTGACGGTGTATATTGGTCAAGTGTTGTTTGACGAAAGGGAATTGGTGAAGGAGGAAAATGTGCTGCCTTTGGTGGATTTACCGTGGTTTCGGAAAGGCGCAATGCCCGATGGATTGCGGATGGCACTGAGGGCGCAATTGGACAAACACAGCACTTTTTTGGTCAAAGATGCGCTCTTGCATTTGCTGCAATTGAACCCATTGGTGGGCGAAGAATACAGCGAGGAGTTTTTTGATTATCAGCTACATATTGCCTTAGAAGATGCTCAATTGCATCCCGAAGATACCTACAAATTATCGACTTTGCAGCACTTAACCGAGCAAACACAGTTTGCAGAAAGCCGTTATCAACAAGTGGTATTGCGCTATTTGCGAGAGCAGAAAGAGGAAAGTGGTGCATTGAAGTTAGGTAAACAGTTTCAGCAAAAATTTCAAAGAAAAGAAATTGAAGTAGAGGGCATTATCACCAGCAAAAAAAAGGAGAAAATCACCTACGTTTACCCTGCTGCACCTTTGTTGGGGCGTTTGGCATCGGCTTTTGTGGATGTGATTTTTAGTATTTTTATCTTCTTTATGGCAGCTTGTGTGGGTATTTGTTTGGGAGTCTTTTTGGATAATGGTATGATTACTGGAATATTTTTAGCAGGTCTGTTCACCTTATGGGCTTACCTCGGTATGGATAGTTGGTCAGAAGGTACGGGTTTTGGGAAGTATTCGCTGTATCGGGTCATTGATGTGCGGACGAACAAACCTTGTAGTTTTTGGCAGTCTGCGGTGAGGCGTTCTTTTTTGCCTGTATTTGTGGGAGTTTTATTTGTAGCAGGGGAATTTTCTTTTTTTGATATGGAAGAAGAACTCATGATGACTCCTTTGCTTTTTTACGGTCTATTTTTTGTTTATGTAGCTTTTGTTGCTATCCAGCCAGATAGCAGAAAATTCACCGATTTGTTGGCACACACACAAGTAGTAAGAGAAGAGGACTACCAAAGTGGAAATTTTGAAGTGGTGTCGTCTTTTTCTAAAAAACAGCAGGCGACTCAGAAAACGGCAGGTAAAGAGATGCCCAAAAATGGTGAGAACTACGTGTATGCACGAGCAAATACACAGCACCGAATGAAAGCTGCGGGAGTAGATGTATGTATGATGATTGCTATTATGATTGGGATGATTTTATTTGGGGCACCTCTTTACACAGAAATATTGACATCCGGATGGGCAGGTTTATGGCTTTTTGTCATTCTATTGAGTGGACTTGGTTTTTGTGCGAATTTGGACAATTGGAACAAGGGAACAGGCTTGGGTAAAACGACAAATTTGGTGGTTATTGACCTGAATACCAATCAACAAGCTACTTGGCGGCAAAAGATTCTCAGAAGAAGTATAGACTTTTTGATGCTGTTTTTAGGGGCAGCATTTCTTTCATTTTTGGGTTTTACTTTTTCCATATTTCTATACTTTGTACTTCTGGTATTTACTGCAAATGTTTTGCTGGTTTACATCGGTCAAGGTCGCCGATTGGGAGATTATGTGTTGGGAACACAGGTAGTGGATTTGGCAGATTTTGAAGCAAAAAACTATGAAGTAGCTGAAAATCAAGAAATAACAGAGAAACGTGGAGAAATGGGGCAGGAAATGCAAAACCAGTTTATCAATTCAAATCCTTCAATAAATTTTCCAAATCCACCGCAAAACTATTTTTTGTAAATTCATTCATGCCCGATTCGCTAAGGTGATCGCCTTCGGCGTACATCTTCAAAGTCAGTCGATTGTCGTTGGTGTAGTCCAATAGTGGGATTTTGTTTTTCTTCAAATATGCCCGAAGGTCTTCGATGTATTGCAGCAGTTCAGGAGGTTGAGCTTGACCCAATACATCCCTGCGCCTTTTCGTTCTCACCAAAATCAGTTGAATTCCATTTTCTTGGGTCAATTGAATGATGTGGGGAAGGTAAGAACGGTTTACTTGATCATTGAAGTCGAAAAGTTCTTGTTTCCTTGCTTTTGCGGCTTCCAATTGTTGGGCGGTGATGATTTCTTCAATCATTTGCGTTTCATCAAAAGACTTGTCGAGTGCATCCTCCAAACGTTTGGATTTGGAATGGGTGAGTTTTGAAGTCGTTTTTTTCAGAGTTTCTGTTATCTTTTTGTTGACCAAGTGTTTTTTTACATAAATCGGAAGCTGTTGATACACAACCGATCCTGCATTGTAATTCAATTCCTGTACCAAAGGTTCTTCGCCCTCAAAGTAGTATTCGTTCAACAAGCGGGTGGCAGAAGTAAGTAGGTAATTGGGGTCGGTGAGAAAGTGATCCCTAAAAAAAAGCACCAGTACTTTGGGTTTTGGATTTGCCTTCACCACCACATTTTTGGTCACCAAATACCACCACGTCGAAGAAGTTCCTCCAATCGCAAATTTTGAAATCCTGCGTTTCATTAACTGTTGAAGTAGCATGTGATTGACTCCTCTTCCCAACATCGAATTGCCCAACAACACGATAGACGGTTGTTCCAAATTGAGTTCTTCTATTTGAGCCGCTTTCATGCTTGCAGGGTCGTCAAGAGAAAGCGTTCCTCTTTGCTCCAATGGAATGACCTCTTCCTTCAATGTGTTCATCCACACCGAAAGAAGCACAATCGGCAAAAGCATCAAAATCAATAAAATAGGTAATTTTTTCATCCTTCAATAATTCACTATTTCAAGAACATCCAAGACTACAAAAGTTTTCAAAACTTTTGTAGTCTATTCCTTTTATGACGATATTTCGCTACGAATAGGATTTATAATCAAGCGGTTATTCTGCTTTTAAAAATAGTGTTTTATCACCAAAAAGGGACTAACATCTGCGAAATCTGCAATCTAAAACTGAAAATAGATAAATGCCTGTCCTCCTTCAACGCCCATCACAATCGTTGCTGCAATGCACAAACCCAACAAAAACGCTCCAATATACACATTGCGCTGAGCGAAAGGCTGCAAAAGGTATTTCACTCCAAAAAACAAACAGTAAAAACCCATCAACAAACCAATATACAGCGCAATCATTAAGTCATTGAAGTTTTTGTAGAGTGGAGAGTGCAAAAGATTGTCTATCAGCCAAGTCATACTCGAAGTACGGAACAATGCCCAACCAAACAAGGTAATACAAATCATGACCGACCAACTCAAAATCCACTGTCCATTCGTTTGAGGCGACCACTTGCCACCCAAACCCAAGCGGTGATACACAAACAAAATCACCCCATGATACACTCCCCAAGCGATGAAATTCCACGCCGCACCATGCCACAAACCACTGATTCCCATTGTCGCTACCACCACCCAAAAGAACTGCCACTGTGTCGAAACCCTCGAACCGCCCAAAGGAATGTACAAATAATCTCGTATCCAAGTCGAAAAAGAAATGTGCCAACGCCGCCAAAAATCGGAGGGTGAAATGGCAATATAGGGATTGTTGAAGTTTTCGATGAGTTCAAAGCCCAACATTCGGGAAGTGCCACGGGCAATGTCGGTATAGGCCGAAAAATCGGTATAAATCTGTATCGCAAAACCAATCGTGCCGATGGTGAGTAGAAGGATAGAAGGGCTTTGAAGGAGGTAAATCTGATTGACATACATCGCCACATTGTCTGCAATAACCATTTTTTTGAACATTCCCCAAACTACCAAACCTGTGCCACTGTACAGTTTCTTCAAGCGCAGTTTTCGCTTTCTTTGGATTTGCGGCAACAATCGCTCGGCTCGCTCAATAGGCCCTGCCACCAATTGCGGAAAAAAGGACACGTACAAAGCGAAGTCAATGAAATTTTTACAGGGAGGGATTCGTCCTTTATAGACATCTACCGTATAACTCAAGGTCTGAAAAGTGTAAAACGAGATACCAACAGGCAAGAAGATATTCAAAGCTGGCAAGGCATTTTCGACACCTGCCATCAAAAACAGGTCGTTCACATTGTCAATAAAAAAATTGAAATATTTGAAGAAACCCAAAAGCCCCAAGTTGGTGAGAATACTGAGCCTCAAATACCATTTTTTCTGCTCTGGATTTGATTCAATCTGCAAACCACAATAGTAATCCACCACAGTCGAGGTCAAAATCAACAAACAAAACCACGGATGGACCCACCCATAAAAAATGTAACCCGAAACCAACAAGATGAGGTTGTGCCATTGCCGTTTACTGACGAACACAAAGAACATCAGTTGGATAAACAGAAAAACGATGAAGGTGACACTTGTAAAGATCATATCAACAATGTGGACGGATAATAAAGTTTTCTGACATCTGTCTATAGAGACCCATCGTTATGAAGCAGGGTTGTTTTCACATTGCGAAGTAAAGAATATAATTGGTGATTTCATAAGTGTTGCCTCACAATTTCCTCGACAAATCCTCCAATCTCTTTTTCTCCTCCTCCGTCAGGCTATCCAAACCCTTTCGGGTCACCTTATCCAACAGACTATCCAGTTCTGCTTGTTCGGTTTGATTGGTAGAACCAGGCGGTATAGTAGGAGATTCTCTATGTGTGTAAGTGTGAGAACGTTGTCGTGGACGGTTGGAACTTCTTTGTTTGCCTTGACGGTTACGAAAATGTTCGATTTCGGTCTTGAAGAAGTTGTCGACATGCAGCATTTCGGGACGGCGAACCACCATGTACAGAAAAAATAGCGTTGGAATGAGCATGATAAAAATGAAAAAACTATGCGCCACCAAAACACTCGGTTCTATCGCAATTGCCAACAGCATTCCCGCCAATGCACCGCCTAAGTGTGCTTCGTGTCCGATGTTGTCTCGCTGCGACTTGATGCCGTACATCGAAACCATCAAAAACAAAATTCCAAACAACCATGCGGGAATGAACGGTGGAAGCAGTATCAAGCCAATTTTGCTTTGTGGAAACAGTGCAATACTCGCATAAACGACTCCACTGATTGCTCCCGATGCCCCAACTGCTCGATAACCTCCATGATTTCGATGGATGTAGAGTGCCAAAGCATTGCCCGCCAAGAGGCTCACAAAATAGATGAAGAAAAACTTGGGCAGTCCAAATGCCGAACCTACGGATATTCCAAAGGAATACAAGGCTATCATGTTGAAGCCCAAGTGCATTAAATTGGCGTGTAGAAATCCCGAACTAACCATACGGATGTATTCTTTCCGCACCAAAATGGCATCTACTTCAAATAGATACTGCTCATAAAATTGCAGGTTTTTGAAGGCTTGGTAGCTAACTACACAGATGATGATGACAAACAGTAAGATTGCAGATTCCATATTTTTTTTGTGTTGGGGTTTTGGAGTGTTAATGTTGTTTTTGTGGATATTGTTCGTTTGTAGAGCGTAGGTTAACAAAAATAATTGGTTTTTTAGTTTCCTACTTCAAATGAAATATCTTTACAAAACATTTTGGCTCTTGATGATTCAACAACAACACCATTCACCAACCCTGTCACCCATGCACCGCTTACTTGACCATCTCCGAAAAAACAAACTACTTATTCTTAGTCTTTTATGCGGAATTATTTTTGTAATTCCGTCCCTGCTTTTCCCAACAGAAGTTTTTGAATGGACAAACTCATTGACGTTGAAGTTACTCACTATTTTTGATGGTTTTTATCTAATATTAGGACTTTTTTTCTTTCTGTTTTGTATTGGTATTGCAGTTTCTCCCTACGGCAAAATCAAATTGGGTTATTCTGATGACGAACCAGAATATTCTGTATGGTCATGGATTGCGATGTTGTACAGTACGGGAATGGGTTCAGGTTTGATAATCAGGGCAGTGCAAGAACCAGTGGCCTATTACCAAAACCCACCCATTGAAGGAATGAGTGGAGAAGCAGCCCAAACTCTGGCACTGCAATATGCCTATTTTCATTGGGGATTTTCTGCATGGGCGTTTTATGCGGTTATTGGACTCATCATGGCTTGGTTTCACTACAAACGCCATCAAAAAGCCTTGATAAGCGACACTTTGAAGACGATTTTACCTTCTCCCAAATTGGCTATACCGATAGATTTGTTGGCGGTTATTGCCACGATTTTTGGGGTCATTGCCTCCGTAGGTTTTGGTTCGGGAATGATTGTTGGAGGAACCAATCATCTATTGTCCCAAGAGTTTCCGCCGCATTATGCAATTTGGGCTATTCTCATTGTCAGTGTTTTATCGTGTATGTCCGCCATCAGTGGTTTGGACAAAGGCATAAAGTTGATTTCCAATATCAACATTGGAGGAACTTTATTGCTGTTGGCTTTCTTTTTCTTCCAAAACAATTTCTTCCATTTGGTGCAGCAGATGGGCAATAGCTTGTGGGCTTACGGCAAAGAATTTTTTGAAATGAGTTTGGCAATCGGAAAACATGGACACAACCCAAAATTTACGGCTGATTGGACGATTTTTTATTGGGCATTTTGGTTGGCTTGGGCTCCTTTCACAGGGATGTTTATTGCCCGCATTTCTCGTGGTCGAACCATTCGTTCTTTCATTGGAGGAGTGTTGATCATTCCCTCTTTCGGTACTTTTTTGTGGTTCTCCGTTTTTGGAACGATTGCTTTTGAAATAGTTGATACCTTGCCCAATGGTTACGAAGGGCAGTTTGACAATCTATTTACTGCCACTTTCCAATTTTTCGAATTGTATCCAATGAGCAATCTTCTAAATATTGTGACCATCTGCTTGATGTTCACCTATTTGATTACTTCAATGGATTCCGCCATTTTTGTTATCAGCATGATGACCGATAAAGGCAAGTCAGACCCTACGAAATTCTACAAAGTTTTTTGGGGCATTATGCTGCCTCTGATTGCTTGCACGGCTGTTTGGTTGGGCGGTGATAATTTTTTGCGGTCGACCAGCAATTTACTGATTATAACAGCCTTACCCTTTTCGTTTGTTTCATTGGTGATGGTCTATGCCTTTCTCAAAGATTTGAGGAAACCTTGATTTTGTATTCAATCGTTTAGCATCCGCTTCAATTGTCACTAAATATCTATTCAAAAATCTCTCCCCCTCAGCGTCTCTGCGTTCAAAGTCAAGCCAATACAAGCATACCCAAGCACAATTACCAACACAAAACACGTAGAGACTAAAACGTCTCTACTCGTACCTCAACGCCCGAATAGGATTTCCAATTGCAGCCTTTACCGCCTGAAAACTCACCGTCAAAATAGCGATGACCAATCCCAAAATACTCGCCAAACCGAAAGTCCAAAAGGTAATATCAGTTGGATAGGCAAAAGTTTCTGTCCATTTCTGCATCATGAAGTAGGCAATCGGCCAAGCAATGATGTTGGATATCAAGACCAAGAGAATGAACTCCTTAGTGAGTAGTAGGGTAATGTTGCCAATTGAAGCCCCCAGCACTTTTCGGATACCAATTTCTTTGGTGCGCTGCTCGGCAGTGTAGGAAGCCAAGCCAAAAAGCCCCAAACAAGCAATGAAAATGGCCAATAGGGTGAAATACAAAAACACTTTCCCCAATCGTTCTTCGGCAGTATAAAGCATGGCGAATTTTTGGTCGAGAAAATCGTATTGAAAAGGATATTCAGGCTCAAAACGAGTCCAAGTATCTTCAATAAAAGACAGACTTTCGGCCATATTGTTTGGGCTAAGACGAATCGCCACATTGTAGGTATATTGTGGATTCACACTCAAAATCATGGGTTTGATTTGTTTGGTGAAACCCTCAGTATGAAAATCTTTTACCACTCCAATCACTTTGCCCGATACTACATTCGTACCCATTTCTGTCACTTCTTTACCAATAGGATTGTCCCACCCAAAATTCTTTACCGCCGATTCATTGAGGATGTAAGCCGTAATGCTATCCGTTGAAAGATTGCGGTCAAAAGCCCGCCCTTGAATGATTTGCAGACCCATTGTTTCGATAAAATCAAAATCGGTTTCCATATTCCACAAAGGATAATGCTGCTGAACACCATCTTTTTCAGCACTGAACATATTCTGATTTGGATCACCATTACTTGGCAAAAAACTCGCTGCGGTCATACTGATGATATTCGGATTTTTCAAGATTTCCGTTTTCACCGTTTCCATCTGTTTCACGGTTTCACTTTTGTTCACTTCAATCATCACCAACTGCTCTTTGTCAAACCCCAAGCTGGCATTGTGTAAATAACTCAATTGCTGGGACACAAACAAAACACCAATAATCAAAGCCACTGAAATAGCAAACTGTGTCACCACCAATGCTTTGCGAAACTTTGCTCCGCCGCTGCCCTTCAATAGTGTTCCTTTCAAAACCGTTGCAGGGCGAAAACTTGATAGGTAAAAAGCAGGATAACTGCCTGCAAATAAACCTACAAAGATGAAAATACTGCCAAGAAAAACATAGAATAAAAAGGACTTACCGCCAAACAAGCTGATATTTTTGTCGACAATATTGTTGAAGTAAGGTAAAATCAATTCTATAAATACGACTGCCAAACACATCGCAATCAGACTTTGCAGCAAAGCTTCTCCCAAAAATTGACCAATCAATGCACTTCGAGGCGCACCTATCACTTTTCTGACTCCCACTTCCTTTGCCCTTTTTGAAGAGCGAGCTGTTGCCAAATTCATAAAATTGATACCTGCAATCAACAAAACCAAAATAGCAATGATACTAAAAATATAAATGAACTTCCGATCACTGTTTGCCTGCAATTCCCAATCCAAGTTGCCGCCCAAATGAATACCCATAAGCGGTTGAAGGTAAGCATCGAAGCGATTTCCAGAAGCCAAAAACTCCTCTACATCCATTCCTGCCATTTGCTTCAACTGTGGAGCCATATTGTTTTTGTAGAAAGTTGGAAACTTTGCTTCTACTTGTTCTTGAGTTGCCCCATCATGTAGTAGAATATATGTGTAAACATTGGAAGACAGCCAATTATCAGAATTGAAGTTGTCCAAAGAGACAATGGAAGCCAAAAAATCATAATGAAAGTGGGAGTTGCTCGGTATATCTCGCATCAAAGCGACCACCAAATAATCCCGGTCATTGTCCAACTTCAATGTTTGCCCTACGGCTTTTTCCTTTCCGAAATATTTTGCAGCAGCAGACTCGCTAATAATTACCTGATTGGGTTTGTTCAAGGCAGTTTTGGCATCTCCTT
The Chitinophagales bacterium genome window above contains:
- a CDS encoding RDD family protein; translation: MNPYLLPFEDFFTYLQQQGFALGVDDFLQVQALLNRLPEDCSPERLKRLLCPLVASNQEEQTFFYQAFDRYFANIALHQETPPNRSTSPFETLESKSGEAIEGEQEEWSEEAHFQKYGDKTVFTFWGFITSRLTWIIAFLVVMAVLFFVGLGATSTFKQTSKPLIHTNPEPTEIPKKSPYGANRPFEEQPFEYGWLWWVALFAGGAFVLYRTYKAEEEDFYLDVKDQLKPPHYWNIRVPKSDLKFSRSSVFKQVSQQLQHRRKVPTSKMDIPKTLTATVASAGYPQFHYLQQSELPEYLMLLPQSKIKDQKLQLLEVWYEALKEQEVFVHRFFYHPNKPEWCLDETGNALHIKEVYAKFGACRLLVFANLNKWNEKDAATAMGFWEDWTSKALLNTNSPSKEMQDLAAKNDFLLFAANLESLTQLNDVFEGQGYAPSLEAAKRAASDWEALSIVETVKELKRRLNKASFRWLCATTLYPEMNWDLTVYIGQVLFDERELVKEENVLPLVDLPWFRKGAMPDGLRMALRAQLDKHSTFLVKDALLHLLQLNPLVGEEYSEEFFDYQLHIALEDAQLHPEDTYKLSTLQHLTEQTQFAESRYQQVVLRYLREQKEESGALKLGKQFQQKFQRKEIEVEGIITSKKKEKITYVYPAAPLLGRLASAFVDVIFSIFIFFMAACVGICLGVFLDNGMITGIFLAGLFTLWAYLGMDSWSEGTGFGKYSLYRVIDVRTNKPCSFWQSAVRRSFLPVFVGVLFVAGEFSFFDMEEELMMTPLLFYGLFFVYVAFVAIQPDSRKFTDLLAHTQVVREEDYQSGNFEVVSSFSKKQQATQKTAGKEMPKNGENYVYARANTQHRMKAAGVDVCMMIAIMIGMILFGAPLYTEILTSGWAGLWLFVILLSGLGFCANLDNWNKGTGLGKTTNLVVIDLNTNQQATWRQKILRRSIDFLMLFLGAAFLSFLGFTFSIFLYFVLLVFTANVLLVYIGQGRRLGDYVLGTQVVDLADFEAKNYEVAENQEITEKRGEMGQEMQNQFINSNPSINFPNPPQNYFL
- a CDS encoding MBOAT family O-acyltransferase, with amino-acid sequence MLILTSTVVDYYCGLQIESNPEQKKWYLRLSILTNLGLLGFFKYFNFFIDNVNDLFLMAGVENALPALNIFLPVGISFYTFQTLSYTVDVYKGRIPPCKNFIDFALYVSFFPQLVAGPIERAERLLPQIQRKRKLRLKKLYSGTGLVVWGMFKKMVIADNVAMYVNQIYLLQSPSILLLTIGTIGFAIQIYTDFSAYTDIARGTSRMLGFELIENFNNPYIAISPSDFWRRWHISFSTWIRDYLYIPLGGSRVSTQWQFFWVVVATMGISGLWHGAAWNFIAWGVYHGVILFVYHRLGLGGKWSPQTNGQWILSWSVMICITLFGWALFRTSSMTWLIDNLLHSPLYKNFNDLMIALYIGLLMGFYCLFFGVKYLLQPFAQRNVYIGAFLLGLCIAATIVMGVEGGQAFIYFQF
- a CDS encoding rhomboid family intramembrane serine protease, which translates into the protein MESAILLFVIIICVVSYQAFKNLQFYEQYLFEVDAILVRKEYIRMVSSGFLHANLMHLGFNMIALYSFGISVGSAFGLPKFFFIYFVSLLAGNALALYIHRNHGGYRAVGASGAISGVVYASIALFPQSKIGLILLPPFIPAWLFGILFLMVSMYGIKSQRDNIGHEAHLGGALAGMLLAIAIEPSVLVAHSFFIFIMLIPTLFFLYMVVRRPEMLHVDNFFKTEIEHFRNRQGKQRSSNRPRQRSHTYTHRESPTIPPGSTNQTEQAELDSLLDKVTRKGLDSLTEEEKKRLEDLSRKL
- a CDS encoding BCCT family transporter, with the translated sequence MIQQQHHSPTLSPMHRLLDHLRKNKLLILSLLCGIIFVIPSLLFPTEVFEWTNSLTLKLLTIFDGFYLILGLFFFLFCIGIAVSPYGKIKLGYSDDEPEYSVWSWIAMLYSTGMGSGLIIRAVQEPVAYYQNPPIEGMSGEAAQTLALQYAYFHWGFSAWAFYAVIGLIMAWFHYKRHQKALISDTLKTILPSPKLAIPIDLLAVIATIFGVIASVGFGSGMIVGGTNHLLSQEFPPHYAIWAILIVSVLSCMSAISGLDKGIKLISNINIGGTLLLLAFFFFQNNFFHLVQQMGNSLWAYGKEFFEMSLAIGKHGHNPKFTADWTIFYWAFWLAWAPFTGMFIARISRGRTIRSFIGGVLIIPSFGTFLWFSVFGTIAFEIVDTLPNGYEGQFDNLFTATFQFFELYPMSNLLNIVTICLMFTYLITSMDSAIFVISMMTDKGKSDPTKFYKVFWGIMLPLIACTAVWLGGDNFLRSTSNLLIITALPFSFVSLVMVYAFLKDLRKP